Genomic segment of Pseudomonadota bacterium:
GTCGGGAATGTCATGTATGACACCATGTTCGATGACGTCGTGCCGTTCGATCTCATCTGGTGTACCGGCGTCCTCTATCATAACCCCGAGCAGCTTCGCATGCTGGCGCGGCTCTACGACTGGCTGGCGCCCGACGGCCTCTTGGTCATGGAGACGGCGACCGCGCGGCGCGGCCTCTTGCGCAGCCAGAACTGCGTCGAGATCTGGCACGATCAGCCCAAGGCGGCGATGACACGCGCGCACCTCAGCATGAACGTGACCCATGTGCCGTCGCGCAAGGCGGTCGGCGCCTGGCTCGCCATGGTTGGTTTCGACGAGATCGCCTTGTCGTCCTGTCATGCCCGTCAATCGTACAGTCTGGCGCAGAACCGGGTCGCCTACATCGCCCGGCGCGCCGCCGCGACGGAGCCGGAGAGCTACTACGTTCACTCCGGGCGAACCTTCCCGATCGGCCGTGCGTTGTGACAGGCCAACACCGGTCCTATGCACGACGCTTGCAACGGGGTCTTTTGAGGTGAATGCTGCACTGCAGCATATTGATTTGTGGCCGAAATCGGCCAGTTTTCATAGTGTTCAAGAAATGAACTTGACGGCGGCGTTCATTAACTGAACATTGTGGCCAGGCTGGTGGCGCCAAGCGGCAAAAAATGCTGTGCACCCGGCCTGCGGTAGCATGCCGAAAGCCCAGATTTTCCTCACCAACAGCCCTTCTCCATGACCTCTCGACGTTTCGATACGCCGACGCCGGATCTGAACGGCGCCTCCATCCTGGTCACCGGCGGGACCGGCTCCTTTGGTCGCGCGTTCGTCAAGACGGTGCTTGAGCGCTATGAGCCCGCGCGGTTGGCGGTGCTGTCGCGCGACGAACTCAAGCAGTTCGAGATGCAGCAGGATCCCGCCATCAGCCAGAAGACCTGCATGCGATTCTTCATCGGCGATGTGCGCGACGTCGGTCGCCTTGAAAGCGCGATGCGGGATGTGGATATCGTGATCCACGCGGCCGCGCTGAAGCAGATCACGACCGCCGAGTACAATCCGTTCGAGTGCGTGCACACGAACGTCATGGGCGCGGAGAACATTGTCCAGGCTGCCATCCGCATGGGAGTCAAAAAGGTCGTCGCGCTTTCCACCGACAAGGCGGCCAACCCGATCAATCTCTATGGCGCCAGCAAGCTCGCGTCCGACAAGATCTTTGTTGCAGGGAACAACATGGCGGGGTCGGTCGGTACACGGTTTGCCGTGGTGCGCTATGGCAATGTTCTGGGATCGCGCGGCAGCGTCGTGCCTGTGTTCCGCAATCTTCTTGCCGATGGCGCGACGGAACTGCCGGTAACGGACGCGCGCATGACGCGGTTCTGGATCACCCTGCAGCAAGGCGTCGACTTCGTTCTTTCCTCGCTCGCCATGATGACCGGCGGTGAGATTTTCGTGCCCAAGATCCCGTCGACGACCCTGATCGATCTGGCCCGCGCGCTGGCGCCAGATGCCGCCCACAAGGTGATCGGCATTCGCCCCGGCGAGAAGCTGCACGAAATCATGATCACCGAAGATGACTCACGCTCCACCGTCGAACTGGACGATCGTTATGTCATCGAGCCGGTGTTCAGCTGGTGGGATACCGATCCCTATCTGGATAACGGCGCTTCCCGTGTCGAGGACGGCTTCGTGTACGCCAGCAACCGCAACGGTGAAACGCTGGACGCAGAAGGTCTGATCGGCCTCCTGAACGAAGCGGGCGTATGAGCGCCGAACCACCCTTCCTCCCCTACGGCCGCCACACCATCGAGGCCGACGATATCGCCGCTGTCAGCGCGGTCCTGAAAAGCGACTTCCTGACCACCGGCCCGGCGGTTGATGCCTTCGAAACCGCCTTTGCGGCCGCCACCGGAGCGCGTCATGCGGTCGCGCTGAGCAGCGGTACCGCCGCCCTCCACCTGGCGACGCTGGCCTTGGGGCTTGGTCCGGGCGATGCGGTGGTCGTGCCGTCGATCACGTTTGTCGCAACGGCCAATGTCGCCGAATTGGTTGGCGCCG
This window contains:
- a CDS encoding class I SAM-dependent methyltransferase, with product MILWRSLDLPRRAMRRLKGDKRDYRHFLFEDLKARLGERRVANVLEIGPMEADDTKRLLTLVPDRLTLAEMPQWTEHLDKNLAAKGIADQVEIRVGNVMYDTMFDDVVPFDLIWCTGVLYHNPEQLRMLARLYDWLAPDGLLVMETATARRGLLRSQNCVEIWHDQPKAAMTRAHLSMNVTHVPSRKAVGAWLAMVGFDEIALSSCHARQSYSLAQNRVAYIARRAAATEPESYYVHSGRTFPIGRAL
- the pseB gene encoding UDP-N-acetylglucosamine 4,6-dehydratase (inverting); protein product: MTSRRFDTPTPDLNGASILVTGGTGSFGRAFVKTVLERYEPARLAVLSRDELKQFEMQQDPAISQKTCMRFFIGDVRDVGRLESAMRDVDIVIHAAALKQITTAEYNPFECVHTNVMGAENIVQAAIRMGVKKVVALSTDKAANPINLYGASKLASDKIFVAGNNMAGSVGTRFAVVRYGNVLGSRGSVVPVFRNLLADGATELPVTDARMTRFWITLQQGVDFVLSSLAMMTGGEIFVPKIPSTTLIDLARALAPDAAHKVIGIRPGEKLHEIMITEDDSRSTVELDDRYVIEPVFSWWDTDPYLDNGASRVEDGFVYASNRNGETLDAEGLIGLLNEAGV